The Legionella lansingensis DNA window TTGCTCTGCCACCCAAAGTGCATCATTGCGTAAAGGTTTGTCACTTTTGCGGTTGCGGATAGCTGAAGTATGACCCGAATGGCAAAAGCCAGTATAAAAATTGATTCCTTCGACCTCGATGCCTTGTTGCTGAATCAGTTTAACGGCAAGCATGGAGTCCAAGCCACCTGAGATTAAGGCAACTGCTTTACGTTTGACGGTCATGAGAAAACCTGATAATAAAATGGCCAATATTTTAACCTTTCTATGGACTTGGTCAAGTTAAACTGTGCCAATAATGGGAGCACTAATGAAGCTTCGCTTAATTTCTATCTTCTATAGGATACGCCATTTAATTGCTTTATTTGCCATGTTAGTTGGACTTTACCTCATCAAAAGCATCACTGAACTCTTATATCTACCCGCGCAGCCGCAAAAGCTCACTCTTTTTTCGCTCTTTAAGATTCTCTGGTCTACCAATGACGTTTTTTTACGCTTCATTGTCATCATCAACTTTTTAATTAAACCTGTTTTTATTTACATTGCCATTTTGCTCTTGCTGTATGCTTTGAAGGAGAATTCCGGGAGTAAAAAACATTAGGGACGTTCCCTTAAAAATCAAAATGGTCGCTGGGGCAGGTTGATAATTTGTGGAGCAGCTGATTATGAGCTTTATTTTCAAAGGATTTTTCAGCCTGTACACAGAATTATCCACAGATTTTGTGGATAATTGGAAAAGAGTTACTACATAGGGCAATGCCAAAGATGCAGATGTATCAAGGACTATCGCGAAAATTTTGTGATTCGCAGGTTATTGAGGAACAAGAAGATAAAAAAGTTATCCACAGGGCTGTGAATAAAGGAATAGAGAAATGAGTTAGACTATCTTAGCAAAGAAAAAGTGAAAAAACAGTCTTGACATTACGATTTTCAAATAATTTTTTATCTTACTCCTCACCATACTCTCTCCCACAAGAGGGGAGGGAAAAATACCTCACCCATTGTGGGAGAGGTCGACGTGCGTACGGCGGGGGAGAGCTCCATAAATTAGCCTTGGAAAAATTGTTCAAACTCTCCTAACCAACGTTCGGCAATTGTCCGGGCCAATGCTTTGTTCTCGGTTGCTAATTTTTTTGCCACCTGCGCTATTGCAGGTAAAAGGGCCTGATCACGCTGTAAATTTGCTATCTTAAATTGACGATAGCCTGTTTGGCGCGTACCTAAGACTTCGCCAGGTCCTCTCAGTTGTAGATCTTTTTCAGCAATGATAAAACCGTCATTGGTTGAACGCATAACGCGTAAACGCTCGGCGCTAAATGGTGAAAGAGGGGCTTGGTAAAGCAACAAACAATGGGCTTGCTGATTTCCTCGGCCCACTCTGCCACGTAATTGATGCAATTGCGACAAACCCAGGCGATCTGCATTTTCAATAATCATCAAGCTTGCATTAGGAACATCAACGCCGACTTCGATGACGGTTGTGGCCACTAAAAGATCAATCTCACCTTCTTTAAAAGCCAACATCGTCGCTTCTTTTTCTGTAGCTTTCATACGCCCATGGACCAAGCCTACGCGAGCATTAGGCAGTTGTTGTTGGAGGTTGTCAGCGGTGGCAGTTGCTGCCATACATTGCAGTTTCTCTGATTCCTCAATTAATGTACAAACCCAATAAGTCTGACGACCACCGGCTATAGCTGCTTGCAATCGTTGGATGATGGGTTCTCTTTTTTCCTGGCTCAAGACTGCTGTAACAACTGGCGTTCGACCCGGAGGCAATTCATCAATGATCGATACATCGAGATGGGCAAATTGCGTCATGGCTAGTGTTCTTGGGATAGGAGTTGCTGTCATTAACAACTGATGAGGAATAAGTTCACCATGTTGTCCTTTTTGCTGCAATAAGAGACGTTGTTCTACCCCAAAACGATGTTGTTCATCGATGATAACCAAACCAAGATTGGCAAAATTTACTCCCTCTTGGAATAAAGCATGAGTCCCAACCAGCATGTGGCATGCTCCACTTTGGAGCATGGTTAGTGTTTCTTTCCTTTCACTCGCTTTCATCTTCCCGCTCAGGCGGCGGCAATTTAGTCCTAACGGAGAAAACCAACGCTGAAGATTAGTAGCATGCTGTTCGCTTAGTAATTCCGTAGGAGCCATAAGCGCAATTTGATAGCCGTTAGCAATCGCTTGCAAAGCGGCCATTGCAGCAACAACGGTTTTTCCGGACCCCACATCACCTTGAACCAGACGTAGCATTGGCTTATTTTGGTTTAGATCATTGGCCACTTCTTCACTGACACGCCATTGTGCCTTAGTTAAAGCAAAGGGTAATTGTTTAATAAATTGCTCACGTAGGATCGTATCTACTGTCATCGATGGTGCTGATAAGTTGTGTCGATGTTGACGCGCGAATTGCATACTTAAACGTTGCGCTAGCAATTCATCGAAGGCAAGGCGTTGTAAAGCTGGGTGACTACCTTCTTCTAATGTTTGCAGAGAAATCTCGGGCGGTGGGTTGTGGAGTAGTTGCATCGCTTCGGGAAGAGGATAAAAGCAATTCTCTCCTAGTTCCTCAGGTGTCATCCATTCCATATCGAGTAAGTGTTCGCGGCAGGTGCTGAGAGCTATTTTTACCAGTTGGCGTAAACGAGTTTGGCTAAGTCCTTGTGTTGTGGAATAAATTGGGGTTAATGTTTCTTCGACACTAAATTCTTCATCATCTGCTAATAATTGATACTCAGGATGAATCATCTCCAAGCTATTAGAGAATTCACGAACTTCTCCAAAAGCGCGGATGCGAGCGCTTTCATTCAACGCTTTTATTTGTTGCTTATTAAAATGAAAGAAGCGGAGTTTTAAAACACCACTTTTATCTTCTACATAGCAGTAAAGCATCATCCGTTTGCCATACTTAATTTCTGTCTTACAAACCCGTCCAGCGATAACAGACCAATCATTAGCACGCAAATCACCTATGGCTGTGATGCGAGTGCGATCCTGGTAACGATAAGGAAGATGAAATAGTAGATCGGCCACGGTATAGATGCCGCATTTGGCAAGTTTAGCCGCCAATGTCGGACCTACTCCAGCTAACATTTCACAAGTTTGTTGCAACACGGTATTATGTGGTTGAAAAAACACTGATAATAGCAGGAAAATAACTCAGAGTTGACTTACCATGAATAAAAACTCAGAAATCAAGGGTAAGAGTCCTGTTCTTAGCTTTACGGCAGGTTTAATTCTTGTATCACTGATTGGTTATTTGCTGATTGCCGGACGAAGCTTATTAATTCCTTTGGTTATCGCTATTTTTATTTGGCATTTACTAAACACGATCAATAATTCAGTGCAGCGAACGCCTTTCATTGGAGCCAAATTACCCAATTGGCTTAGCATGGTGCTGGCATTGGCGGTTGTGGTTCTGTTAGTAAAAATCTTGATTGACATTATCACCAATAATGTCAGCGATGTGATTGCAGCCTCTCCGCGCTACCAAGAGAACTTAACCCATATTTTTAATACTATGGATCGTCGATTTCATATCAAGGCGATGGACAATGTTGATAATTTCCTGCAAGATTTAAGTGTGCAACGCATTTTAGTGAATATTTATGGGGTATTTACCACGATAACTGGTTCGGCTGTCTTGATTGTCTTATATGTTGTTTTTCTTTTTGTTGAGCAACATTTTTTTAGACAAAAACTTGATGCGCTTGTCCCACAAATGGGACATCGCCAGTTGGTCAATAACATCCTCACCCATATCGTTAAAGATACGCAAACATACTTGGGAATAAAAACAATGCTTAGTCTCGTGACAGCGGTTGGCAGTTGGATTGTCATGAAGTCAGTAGGCCTTGATTTTGCAGAGTTCTGGGCACTGTTAATCTTTTTTCTGAATTTCATTCCGAACATCGGTGCGATATTAGCAACGGCGTTTCCAATGCTATTGGCTCTGATTCAATTTCAAAGCTGGGTACCTTTTCTGGTCATTACCATAGGGATTGTAACCATACAATTTATCATAGGAAATCTCGTGGAGCCTCGTTTTCTCGGTAAGTCCTTAAACGTCAGCCCTTTTGTTATTTTAATTGCCTTGGCGTTCTGGGGCGCGATTTGGGGTATCTTAGGTATGTTTTTATCTGTACCGATTACGGTCATGATGATGATTATCTTTGCTCATTTTGATGCAACACGACCGATAGCTATCTTGCTAT harbors:
- the recG gene encoding ATP-dependent DNA helicase RecG, which translates into the protein MLQQTCEMLAGVGPTLAAKLAKCGIYTVADLLFHLPYRYQDRTRITAIGDLRANDWSVIAGRVCKTEIKYGKRMMLYCYVEDKSGVLKLRFFHFNKQQIKALNESARIRAFGEVREFSNSLEMIHPEYQLLADDEEFSVEETLTPIYSTTQGLSQTRLRQLVKIALSTCREHLLDMEWMTPEELGENCFYPLPEAMQLLHNPPPEISLQTLEEGSHPALQRLAFDELLAQRLSMQFARQHRHNLSAPSMTVDTILREQFIKQLPFALTKAQWRVSEEVANDLNQNKPMLRLVQGDVGSGKTVVAAMAALQAIANGYQIALMAPTELLSEQHATNLQRWFSPLGLNCRRLSGKMKASERKETLTMLQSGACHMLVGTHALFQEGVNFANLGLVIIDEQHRFGVEQRLLLQQKGQHGELIPHQLLMTATPIPRTLAMTQFAHLDVSIIDELPPGRTPVVTAVLSQEKREPIIQRLQAAIAGGRQTYWVCTLIEESEKLQCMAATATADNLQQQLPNARVGLVHGRMKATEKEATMLAFKEGEIDLLVATTVIEVGVDVPNASLMIIENADRLGLSQLHQLRGRVGRGNQQAHCLLLYQAPLSPFSAERLRVMRSTNDGFIIAEKDLQLRGPGEVLGTRQTGYRQFKIANLQRDQALLPAIAQVAKKLATENKALARTIAERWLGEFEQFFQG
- a CDS encoding AI-2E family transporter, with amino-acid sequence MNKNSEIKGKSPVLSFTAGLILVSLIGYLLIAGRSLLIPLVIAIFIWHLLNTINNSVQRTPFIGAKLPNWLSMVLALAVVVLLVKILIDIITNNVSDVIAASPRYQENLTHIFNTMDRRFHIKAMDNVDNFLQDLSVQRILVNIYGVFTTITGSAVLIVLYVVFLFVEQHFFRQKLDALVPQMGHRQLVNNILTHIVKDTQTYLGIKTMLSLVTAVGSWIVMKSVGLDFAEFWALLIFFLNFIPNIGAILATAFPMLLALIQFQSWVPFLVITIGIVTIQFIIGNLVEPRFLGKSLNVSPFVILIALAFWGAIWGILGMFLSVPITVMMMIIFAHFDATRPIAILLSQDGYIKKAYEAL